Proteins encoded in a region of the Schaalia hyovaginalis genome:
- a CDS encoding phosphoenolpyruvate carboxykinase (GTP), which produces MDLTTIRHSLDQGGVDNPAIRSFVEEWALLTAPERIEIISAEDDARLLAEALDAREILPAGPGRYYTRSHPKDTARSEGRTVVATSDPADKGLYNNWRPASEVLAAQRERVAGALAGKTMYVIPYLMAVPGSPLAPYAAGVQITDNRVVVLQMIRMARVGLRLFDELDDPSFFVRAVHVTGDLDALGQGTQEDRRLFATIADQRLIIHYGSSYGGNALLGKIAHSLRQSAYDGWKSGKFLAEQFMLLGIVDTQTGRTYHVCGGFPSASGKTNLAMTLPPDALGERYRVEFYGDDITWLWAGQDGRLYGMNSENGVFGVAKDTNEETNPAALSAIREGSGVLFTNVAYNERTQEVWWEGRTPEPPSDLDGWLDWTGAPISERGEEEKDLPWAHPNSRFATALGNVTTVAPDASLPTGVPIDAVIFGGRTRDREPLIRAMRDIAEGVYDGLTLGAEATFAAEGVEGQLRYDPMSMRPFMSYSEGDYAAHWLKILGGLSEPPVFAHVNWFQRDPDDGRFLWPGYRENLRALLWLMDFQDGTASGTRTPVGTIPTAAELDRTGLGVADEDLARLLSIDVERWKQEMGFRAEHLGGFENLPEAIREVHARIDDELRMMTIRG; this is translated from the coding sequence ATGGACCTGACGACCATCCGACACAGCCTCGACCAAGGCGGGGTCGACAACCCCGCCATCCGCTCATTCGTCGAGGAGTGGGCCCTGCTCACCGCGCCGGAGCGCATCGAGATCATCAGCGCCGAGGACGACGCCCGCCTCCTCGCCGAGGCCCTCGACGCCCGGGAGATCCTCCCGGCGGGCCCCGGACGCTACTACACGCGCTCCCACCCCAAGGACACGGCCCGCTCCGAAGGGCGCACCGTGGTCGCCACATCGGACCCCGCGGACAAGGGCCTCTACAACAACTGGCGCCCCGCATCGGAGGTCCTCGCCGCACAGCGCGAACGAGTCGCAGGGGCCCTCGCGGGCAAGACGATGTACGTCATCCCCTACCTCATGGCGGTCCCCGGCTCGCCCCTGGCCCCCTACGCCGCGGGCGTCCAGATCACCGACAACCGCGTCGTCGTCCTCCAGATGATCCGCATGGCGCGAGTCGGCCTCCGCCTCTTCGACGAACTCGACGACCCGTCCTTCTTCGTCCGCGCCGTCCACGTGACCGGCGACCTCGACGCCCTCGGCCAGGGCACGCAAGAGGATCGCCGCCTCTTCGCCACCATCGCCGATCAGCGCCTCATCATCCACTACGGCTCCTCCTACGGCGGCAACGCCCTCCTGGGGAAGATCGCCCACTCCCTGCGCCAATCCGCCTACGACGGGTGGAAGTCCGGGAAGTTCCTCGCCGAGCAGTTCATGCTCCTCGGAATCGTCGACACGCAGACGGGGCGCACCTACCACGTCTGCGGCGGATTCCCCTCCGCCTCGGGGAAGACGAACCTCGCGATGACCCTGCCGCCCGACGCCCTCGGCGAACGCTATCGCGTCGAGTTCTACGGCGACGACATCACCTGGCTGTGGGCCGGCCAGGACGGGCGGCTCTACGGGATGAACTCCGAGAACGGCGTCTTCGGCGTCGCGAAGGACACGAACGAGGAGACGAACCCCGCGGCCCTGTCGGCGATCCGCGAGGGGAGCGGCGTCCTCTTCACGAATGTCGCCTACAACGAGCGCACCCAGGAGGTCTGGTGGGAGGGGCGCACGCCCGAACCGCCGAGCGACCTCGACGGATGGCTCGATTGGACGGGAGCGCCGATCAGCGAACGGGGCGAAGAGGAGAAAGACCTGCCCTGGGCGCACCCGAACAGCCGTTTCGCGACCGCCCTCGGCAATGTCACGACCGTCGCCCCGGACGCCTCCCTTCCGACGGGCGTGCCGATCGACGCCGTCATCTTCGGCGGACGCACACGGGACCGCGAGCCCCTCATCCGCGCCATGAGGGACATCGCCGAGGGCGTCTACGACGGGCTCACCCTCGGCGCCGAGGCGACCTTCGCGGCCGAGGGCGTCGAGGGCCAGCTGCGCTACGACCCGATGTCGATGCGCCCCTTCATGTCCTATTCCGAGGGCGACTACGCCGCCCACTGGCTCAAGATCCTCGGGGGGCTCAGCGAGCCCCCGGTCTTCGCCCACGTCAACTGGTTCCAGCGCGATCCCGACGACGGGCGCTTCCTCTGGCCCGGATACCGCGAGAACCTGCGCGCCCTCCTGTGGCTCATGGATTTCCAAGACGGCACCGCATCGGGGACGCGCACGCCGGTGGGCACGATCCCGACGGCCGCGGAGCTCGATCGCACGGGCCTCGGGGTGGCGGACGAGGACCTCGCCCGGCTCCTCAGCATCGATGTCGAGCGCTGGAAGCAGGAGATGGGCTTCCGCGCCGAGCACCTCGGAGGATTCGAGAATCTCCCCGAGGCGATCCGCGAGGTCCACGCGCGCATCGATGACGAACTGCGGATGATGACGATCCGCGGATGA
- a CDS encoding ABC transporter ATP-binding protein, with amino-acid sequence MATVTFDKATRIYPGNDKPSVDQLDLKIEDGEFLVLVGPSGCGKSTSLRMLAGLEDVNAGRIFIGDKDVTDVPPKNRDIAMVFQNYALYPHMTVRENMGFALKIAGTPKEEINRRVDEAAKILDLEPYLDRKPKALSGGQRQRVAMGRAIVRKPQVFLMDEPLSNLDAKLRVQTRTQIASLQRELGVTTVYVTHDQTEALTMGDRIAVLNNGLLQQVGTPQEMYERPANDFVAGFIGSPAMNLGKFDVEGGVAILGPARVPLSQATLDALTPEDGGKITIGFRPEGLELVSSEVENTIPIEVDFVEELGSDAYIYGHLAGAGAAHGLGSSEEGSVKQLIVRVAPRTAPGRGGVVHARILPGQQHNFSASTGMRLPE; translated from the coding sequence ATGGCAACCGTCACCTTCGACAAGGCCACCCGCATCTACCCGGGCAATGACAAGCCCTCGGTCGACCAGCTCGACCTCAAGATCGAGGACGGCGAGTTCCTCGTCCTCGTCGGCCCCTCCGGCTGCGGCAAGTCGACCTCGCTCCGCATGCTCGCCGGCCTCGAGGACGTCAACGCCGGCCGCATCTTCATCGGCGACAAGGACGTCACGGACGTCCCCCCGAAGAACCGCGACATCGCGATGGTCTTCCAGAACTACGCCCTCTACCCGCACATGACGGTCCGCGAGAACATGGGCTTCGCCCTCAAGATCGCCGGCACTCCCAAGGAGGAGATCAACCGCCGCGTTGACGAGGCCGCCAAGATCCTCGACCTGGAGCCCTACCTCGACCGCAAGCCGAAGGCCCTCTCGGGCGGCCAGCGCCAGCGCGTCGCCATGGGCCGCGCGATCGTCCGCAAGCCGCAGGTCTTCCTCATGGACGAGCCGCTGTCGAACCTCGACGCCAAGCTCCGCGTCCAGACCCGCACCCAGATCGCCTCGCTCCAGCGCGAGCTCGGCGTCACCACCGTGTACGTCACCCACGACCAGACCGAGGCCCTCACGATGGGCGACCGCATCGCGGTCCTCAACAACGGCCTCCTCCAGCAGGTCGGCACCCCGCAGGAGATGTACGAGCGCCCCGCCAACGACTTCGTCGCCGGCTTCATCGGCTCCCCGGCCATGAACCTCGGCAAGTTCGACGTCGAGGGCGGCGTCGCGATCCTCGGCCCGGCCCGCGTGCCGCTCTCGCAGGCGACCCTCGACGCCCTCACCCCCGAGGACGGCGGGAAGATCACGATCGGCTTCCGCCCCGAGGGCCTCGAGCTCGTCTCCTCCGAGGTCGAGAACACGATCCCGATCGAGGTTGACTTCGTCGAGGAGCTCGGCTCGGACGCCTACATCTACGGCCACCTCGCCGGAGCGGGCGCCGCGCACGGCCTCGGCTCGAGCGAGGAGGGCTCGGTCAAGCAGCTCATCGTCCGCGTCGCCCCGCGCACGGCGCCCGGCCGCGGCGGCGTGGTCCACGCCCGTATCCTGCCCGGTCAGCAGCACAACTTCTCCGCTTCGACGGGCATGCGCCTTCCGGAGTGA
- the nrdF gene encoding class 1b ribonucleoside-diphosphate reductase subunit beta gives MNRSSTPTPITERSVTPPRFRHDPEARLRPINWNRVDDPKDHEVWNRLTSNFWLPEKVPLSNDLPSWNAMTQEERTLTMRVFTGLTMLDTVQATVGEISQIQDARTEHEEAVYTNIAFMQAVHARSYSSIFSTLCGTEEIDAAYEWAVGNDLLQLRAKTVLRHYYGDDPLKRKVSATLLSSLLLYAGFYLPLHFSVRAKLMNTADMIRLILRDKAVHGYYSGYKYQRGLEAHDPEERERMRDFTYSLLEDLYELEMRYSGALYEPLGLMDDVAVFVRYNANKALMNLGYPARFSPEETEVKAEILAALAPGADENHDFFSGSGSSYVIGTAEETSDEDWEF, from the coding sequence ATGAACAGATCAAGCACCCCGACTCCCATCACCGAGCGATCCGTCACGCCCCCGCGCTTCCGACACGATCCCGAAGCCAGACTGCGCCCCATCAACTGGAACCGCGTGGATGATCCGAAGGACCATGAGGTCTGGAACCGCCTCACCTCCAACTTCTGGCTGCCCGAGAAGGTCCCCCTGTCCAACGACCTGCCCTCGTGGAACGCGATGACGCAGGAGGAGCGCACTCTCACGATGCGCGTCTTCACGGGCCTCACCATGCTCGACACGGTTCAGGCCACCGTCGGGGAGATCAGCCAGATCCAGGACGCGCGCACAGAGCACGAAGAGGCCGTGTACACGAACATCGCCTTCATGCAGGCCGTTCATGCGCGCTCCTACTCCTCGATCTTCTCCACGCTGTGCGGCACCGAGGAGATCGACGCGGCCTACGAATGGGCCGTCGGCAACGACCTGCTTCAACTGAGGGCGAAGACCGTCCTGCGCCACTACTACGGGGACGACCCCCTCAAGCGCAAGGTCTCGGCGACCCTCCTGTCCTCCCTGCTCCTCTATGCGGGCTTCTACCTCCCCCTCCACTTCTCCGTGCGGGCCAAGCTCATGAACACGGCCGACATGATCCGCCTCATCCTCAGGGACAAGGCCGTTCACGGCTACTACTCGGGGTACAAGTACCAGCGGGGACTCGAAGCGCACGATCCCGAGGAGCGCGAGAGGATGCGCGACTTCACCTACTCGCTCCTCGAGGATCTCTACGAGCTCGAAATGCGCTATTCGGGCGCCCTCTACGAGCCCCTGGGGCTCATGGACGACGTCGCCGTCTTCGTGCGCTACAACGCGAACAAGGCGCTGATGAACCTCGGATACCCCGCGCGCTTCTCCCCCGAGGAGACCGAGGTGAAGGCCGAGATCCTCGCCGCCCTCGCCCCCGGCGCCGATGAGAACCACGACTTCTTCTCCGGCTCGGGCTCCTCCTACGTCATCGGCACCGCCGAGGAGACGAGCGACGAGGACTGGGAGTTCTGA
- a CDS encoding DUF4032 domain-containing protein has translation MPEALEIMAATVDPALLDLPWEVALEEWPDSLLAALPRGISRHIVRFVELSDRVIAVKEIGPSVAHHEYEMLRDLSRLDAPSVLPTAVITGRRTPSGEELNAVLVTEHLQFSLPYRALFSRHMTPDTATRLIDALAVLLVRLHLLGFYWGDVSLSNTLFRRDAGAFSAYLVDAETGELHPALTRGQREYDVDLARTNIIGELMDLQAGTFFPEDADPIEIGDRIRTRYEDLWTELTGTETIEADQKWKVSRRIERLNDLGFDVAELKMSSVAGTAQLRIQPKVVDAGHHHRKLMRLTGMDVGENQARRLLNDIETYRATSANPAMPLELAAHEWLATVFEPVIAAIPPELGRKLEPAQVFHEFLEHRWYLAQQAGHDLPLDEVIASYVEKVLPTKRDEAIFIAQEGDAPTPASHPDLW, from the coding sequence ATGCCTGAAGCTCTGGAGATCATGGCCGCAACGGTCGATCCGGCCCTCCTCGACCTCCCCTGGGAGGTCGCCCTCGAAGAGTGGCCCGATTCCCTGCTCGCCGCGCTACCCCGAGGGATCTCACGGCACATCGTCCGCTTCGTCGAGCTCTCCGACCGCGTCATCGCCGTCAAGGAGATCGGGCCGAGCGTCGCCCATCACGAGTACGAGATGCTCCGCGACCTGTCGAGGCTCGATGCGCCCTCGGTCCTGCCCACGGCCGTCATCACCGGACGGCGCACGCCCTCGGGCGAGGAGCTCAACGCCGTCCTCGTCACCGAGCACCTCCAGTTCTCGCTCCCCTACCGCGCGCTCTTCAGCCGCCACATGACCCCGGACACTGCGACGCGGCTCATCGACGCGCTGGCGGTGCTCCTCGTGCGCCTCCATCTCCTCGGCTTCTACTGGGGCGACGTCTCCTTGTCGAACACCCTCTTCCGCAGGGACGCCGGCGCTTTCTCCGCCTACCTCGTCGACGCCGAGACCGGTGAGCTCCACCCGGCGCTCACCCGGGGCCAGCGCGAATACGATGTCGACCTCGCCCGCACGAACATCATCGGCGAGCTCATGGACCTCCAGGCCGGCACTTTCTTCCCCGAGGACGCCGACCCCATCGAGATCGGCGATCGCATTCGCACCCGCTATGAGGACCTGTGGACCGAGCTCACGGGCACCGAGACCATCGAGGCCGATCAGAAGTGGAAGGTCTCGCGGCGCATCGAGCGCCTCAACGATCTCGGTTTCGACGTCGCCGAGCTCAAGATGTCCTCGGTCGCCGGAACTGCGCAGCTGCGCATCCAGCCGAAGGTCGTCGACGCGGGGCACCATCACCGCAAGCTCATGCGTTTGACCGGCATGGACGTGGGGGAGAATCAGGCCCGGCGCCTGCTCAACGACATCGAAACCTACCGGGCCACGAGCGCCAACCCCGCCATGCCGCTCGAACTCGCGGCGCACGAATGGCTCGCCACGGTCTTCGAGCCCGTCATCGCCGCGATCCCGCCCGAACTCGGTCGCAAGCTCGAGCCCGCCCAAGTGTTCCACGAATTCCTCGAGCACCGCTGGTACCTGGCTCAGCAGGCCGGGCATGATCTTCCCTTGGACGAGGTCATCGCCTCCTACGTCGAGAAGGTTCTGCCGACGAAGCGCGACGAGGCGATCTTCATCGCCCAGGAGGGCGATGCCCCCACTCCCGCGAGCCATCCGGACCTGTGGTGA
- a CDS encoding serine/threonine-protein kinase — MNAGDEIGGYALVRRLGSGGAGTVWLAEDGGGSKVALKLVHPALAADEAARRRLEREAATVNSVRSDCVAHVVDIETEASQPFIATEFVEGPTLASLLAQGPLSPQTVAALAMDLARTVEAVHEARIVHRDIKPSNIICSLDGPVLIDFGIAMTDGDEHFTRTGLVSGTAGYTAPELLRAQEANDASDWWAWAATLLAASTGRPPYGTGDVQGVIMRVLTGEADLAGVDPRVAPVLRLALSPDASARPGVDEIVEELVAAFGLPQGALDSDELDWAALFADEADRARTQVIAPPPSPEPPLARTRAMPTSDVTVPLGTRSAPLVPPPVVPSDSYAAAGAPWPQAQYPSAPEGAPFQPNPHPGAPPVGGAPYGGPLSAAVYEDSAAFPYALDAGYVPDFPRVPWVLGPALLMPLGMLPILMGASGTLLVLGLLLLVAFAGACLRRRERRRCRAGVKRASDTAAMIAASPLMLLRAAAGLALSLALGVLVPYGAWVLNSYASTGDPMWQMIPSLVTSPKATIGTGIVADPFGAAGAWLVSWGGLLLAWCMPSAVDLRDGAGRFTRAVLRGWWMRALVVLACAGVVFATWILLTGGIAGAAA; from the coding sequence GTGAATGCGGGGGATGAGATCGGCGGCTACGCCCTGGTGCGCCGACTCGGATCGGGCGGTGCGGGCACCGTGTGGCTCGCCGAGGACGGCGGCGGCTCGAAGGTCGCCCTCAAACTCGTCCATCCCGCCCTCGCGGCCGACGAGGCGGCGCGCCGCAGGCTCGAACGCGAAGCCGCGACGGTGAACTCGGTGCGCTCGGACTGCGTCGCGCACGTGGTCGACATCGAAACGGAGGCGAGCCAGCCCTTCATCGCGACCGAGTTCGTCGAAGGGCCGACGCTGGCGTCCCTGCTCGCCCAGGGCCCGCTGTCGCCGCAGACGGTGGCCGCCCTGGCGATGGATCTGGCCCGGACGGTCGAAGCGGTTCACGAGGCGCGGATCGTCCACCGCGACATCAAGCCCTCGAACATCATCTGCTCGCTCGACGGCCCCGTCCTCATCGACTTCGGCATCGCGATGACCGATGGGGACGAGCACTTCACGCGCACCGGCCTGGTGTCGGGCACCGCGGGCTACACGGCTCCCGAGCTCCTGCGCGCCCAGGAGGCCAATGACGCCTCCGATTGGTGGGCGTGGGCGGCGACCCTCCTGGCCGCTTCGACGGGGCGCCCGCCCTACGGGACGGGGGACGTCCAGGGCGTCATCATGCGGGTGCTCACCGGGGAGGCGGATCTCGCCGGGGTCGACCCGCGGGTCGCGCCCGTTCTGCGCCTGGCGCTGTCGCCCGACGCGAGCGCCAGGCCCGGAGTCGACGAGATCGTCGAGGAGCTCGTGGCGGCCTTCGGCCTGCCCCAGGGCGCGCTCGACTCGGACGAGCTCGACTGGGCGGCCCTCTTCGCCGATGAAGCGGATCGTGCGCGCACGCAGGTGATCGCGCCGCCGCCTTCACCGGAGCCCCCCCTCGCGCGCACGAGGGCGATGCCGACCTCGGATGTCACGGTTCCGCTCGGAACCCGAAGCGCTCCGCTCGTCCCGCCCCCGGTGGTCCCTTCCGACAGCTATGCGGCGGCGGGCGCGCCCTGGCCGCAAGCGCAGTACCCGAGCGCGCCGGAGGGCGCCCCCTTCCAGCCGAATCCTCATCCGGGCGCTCCCCCCGTCGGGGGAGCGCCCTACGGCGGGCCCCTTTCCGCCGCCGTGTACGAGGACTCCGCGGCATTCCCGTACGCCCTCGACGCCGGGTACGTTCCCGACTTCCCCCGGGTCCCCTGGGTCCTCGGCCCGGCGCTCCTCATGCCCCTGGGGATGCTCCCGATCCTCATGGGGGCTTCGGGGACCCTCCTCGTCCTCGGGCTCCTGCTCCTCGTCGCCTTCGCGGGCGCCTGCCTGAGGCGCCGAGAGCGCCGGCGCTGCAGGGCGGGCGTGAAGCGGGCCTCGGACACCGCGGCGATGATCGCCGCTTCGCCCCTCATGCTGCTCAGGGCCGCCGCCGGTCTCGCGCTCTCCCTCGCCCTCGGCGTCCTCGTCCCCTACGGGGCGTGGGTCCTCAACTCCTACGCCTCGACCGGCGATCCGATGTGGCAGATGATCCCCTCCCTCGTGACATCCCCGAAGGCCACCATCGGCACCGGGATCGTCGCGGACCCGTTCGGCGCGGCAGGGGCCTGGCTGGTGAGCTGGGGCGGCTTGCTGCTCGCCTGGTGCATGCCCTCCGCCGTCGATCTGCGCGACGGCGCGGGCCGATTCACGAGGGCGGTGCTGCGGGGCTGGTGGATGCGGGCCCTCGTCGTCCTCGCGTGCGCGGGTGTCGTATTCGCGACGTGGATTCTTCTCACAGGGGGCATCGCCGGGGCGGCGGCCTGA
- the nrdI gene encoding class Ib ribonucleoside-diphosphate reductase assembly flavoprotein NrdI, translated as MLPSLPVRELSFEESPDLVYFSSASENTRRFVERLKRPAVRIPLRPRVEGLLRVGRPYVLIVPSYGGGDKTQAVPKQVGLFLNDPRNRSLLRGVITGGNTNFGEHYCISGPIIAAKCKVPELYRFELLGTDRDVARVDAGLDRFWAEIEGR; from the coding sequence CTGCTCCCCTCGCTCCCCGTCCGCGAACTCTCCTTCGAGGAATCCCCCGACCTCGTCTACTTCTCCTCCGCCTCCGAGAACACCAGGCGCTTCGTCGAAAGGCTCAAGAGGCCCGCGGTCCGCATCCCCCTGCGGCCCCGTGTCGAGGGGCTCCTGCGGGTCGGCCGCCCCTACGTCCTCATCGTCCCGTCCTACGGGGGAGGGGACAAGACCCAAGCCGTGCCCAAGCAAGTCGGCCTCTTCCTCAACGACCCGCGCAACCGCTCCCTCCTGCGCGGCGTCATCACGGGGGGCAACACCAACTTCGGCGAGCACTACTGCATCTCCGGCCCGATCATCGCCGCCAAGTGCAAAGTCCCCGAGCTCTACCGATTCGAGCTCCTCGGCACCGATCGCGATGTCGCGCGGGTCGACGCGGGCCTCGACCGCTTCTGGGCCGAGATCGAAGGGCGATGA
- a CDS encoding alpha-amylase family glycosyl hydrolase: protein MGPRSHGAWRGGRKGWDSLYWNNHDQPRIVSRCGDDSG from the coding sequence CTGGGTCCACGCTCGCACGGTGCCTGGAGGGGAGGACGGAAGGGGTGGGATTCGCTGTACTGGAACAACCACGATCAGCCCCGGATTGTGAGCAGATGTGGGGACGATTCGGGATGA
- a CDS encoding metal-dependent transcriptional regulator, translating to MVFSQVSASNQNYLKAVWTLGEWSDEAVTATTVAAKVGVRLSTASDAIRRLAEQGYLAHAPYGAVALTDKGLAVALAMVRRHRLIEAFLVETLGYRADQVHEEAEVLEHAVSDFMIERIDAQLGRPERDPHGDPIPRADGSVPAFGALLLAEAARSASNRGALRVERIADDDPELVRFLAERGIVYGAEVVLREPPPYSEAVALSLRGAREEVSFGMQAARAVWVAALDEGAPKR from the coding sequence ATGGTCTTCTCTCAGGTGTCGGCGAGCAATCAGAACTACCTCAAGGCGGTGTGGACCCTGGGGGAGTGGTCGGACGAAGCGGTCACCGCGACGACCGTCGCGGCCAAAGTCGGGGTGCGCCTGTCCACGGCCTCCGACGCGATCCGCAGACTCGCCGAGCAGGGCTACCTCGCCCACGCCCCCTACGGGGCGGTTGCCCTGACGGACAAGGGGCTGGCGGTGGCCCTCGCGATGGTGCGCCGCCATCGCCTCATCGAGGCCTTCCTCGTCGAGACCCTGGGCTACCGCGCGGACCAGGTGCATGAGGAGGCCGAGGTCCTCGAGCACGCGGTCTCCGATTTCATGATCGAACGGATCGACGCTCAACTGGGCCGGCCCGAGCGGGATCCTCACGGCGATCCGATCCCGCGTGCCGACGGCTCCGTTCCCGCGTTCGGGGCGCTCCTGCTCGCCGAGGCGGCCCGTTCCGCTTCGAACAGGGGTGCGCTGCGCGTCGAGCGCATCGCCGATGACGATCCCGAGCTCGTCCGCTTCCTCGCCGAACGCGGGATCGTGTACGGGGCCGAGGTGGTCCTCCGCGAGCCCCCGCCCTATTCGGAGGCCGTGGCGCTGAGCCTGCGGGGAGCGCGGGAGGAGGTCTCCTTCGGGATGCAGGCCGCGCGGGCCGTCTGGGTCGCGGCGCTCGACGAGGGGGCCCCGAAGCGCTGA
- a CDS encoding glycerophosphoryl diester phosphodiesterase, giving the protein MTGFPRIYAHRGASSLAPENTIASFSKAWEVGATWFEFDVDVISDGTLIVIHDDTLDRTTSGEGGYYGLTYSDIRRLDAGRWFSDTYRLERIPEAADVISFANGQCMGMNLEIKPCYGGPELRRTLVENLSVAVDAVADPSRLIVSSFDHAILKDFHEARPRVALGWLFERENQPGPTWQEGAAALGCRAIHPDDTGLTREEVAKMRDAGFEVNVWTVNDLDRARELADWGVAGIFTDRPQDFPAEALAR; this is encoded by the coding sequence ATGACCGGATTCCCCCGCATTTACGCCCATCGGGGAGCCTCCTCCCTCGCTCCCGAGAACACCATCGCCTCCTTCTCCAAGGCTTGGGAGGTCGGGGCGACCTGGTTCGAGTTCGACGTCGATGTCATCAGCGACGGGACCCTCATCGTCATCCACGATGACACCCTCGATCGGACGACCAGCGGCGAGGGCGGGTATTACGGCCTCACGTATTCGGATATCCGCAGGCTCGACGCGGGCCGGTGGTTCTCGGACACGTACCGCCTCGAGCGCATTCCCGAGGCCGCGGATGTCATCTCCTTCGCCAATGGGCAGTGCATGGGCATGAACCTCGAGATCAAGCCCTGTTACGGCGGGCCCGAGTTGCGCAGGACCCTCGTCGAGAACCTGTCGGTCGCCGTCGACGCGGTCGCCGATCCTTCGCGCCTCATCGTGTCGTCCTTCGATCATGCGATCCTCAAGGACTTCCACGAGGCGCGCCCCCGGGTCGCCCTGGGGTGGCTCTTCGAGCGCGAGAATCAGCCCGGCCCCACCTGGCAGGAGGGCGCCGCCGCTCTCGGCTGCCGTGCGATCCACCCCGACGATACGGGGCTCACGCGCGAGGAGGTGGCCAAGATGCGCGATGCGGGATTCGAGGTCAACGTCTGGACCGTGAACGATCTCGATCGTGCGCGCGAGCTCGCCGATTGGGGGGTCGCCGGCATCTTCACCGATCGGCCGCAGGACTTCCCCGCCGAGGCGCTCGCCCGTTGA